The Orcinus orca chromosome 20, mOrcOrc1.1, whole genome shotgun sequence region GTGTTTGACCATACTCTCCAACTTGACTCTCCTGGTTACACAGTTGCCATACTCCGCAGCCCTATTCGAATATCatattttcattaataaattCAGCAAGGATTTAACTGTTTCTGGTCCTGTCTCATAGCGTTGTCTACACATCAGTCAAAACGGAACAGGTCACCCGTGCTGCCCTCCTGTTTATCTATTAATCATCTGATAAATAAACCGCTCAGCATCCTGCCCACTTCAGTAATGTTTGTGATGTAATTTGTTTGGATGCCCAAATGTCACCAGCGTTGATTGTAAGAGACGAAAAAATGTACTTGCTCAGCATAGGAAGCTCTAGGCCAAAATGTAAGCATGAAATCTcgggtttatttttgtaataatgtTTACAGCTGTTTAATGACCCTGAAAAGGTTCAGTAGTCTGGTGTTCTATATTTCAGAACAGGAGCATATTACGCTTATAACAACCTTGGTTAAACAGTTTGAGCTACAACAATGGGAAAAATGGTATTTAATAAGAAGCCATTGTATTCTAAGTGAAGTTGTCTTAATTACTGCTTACCCTAAGTGTAAGAAAGCAAGGTGGGTTGTAGGGAAGGGCCAAGAGTCATTTGCGCCCCCAGGAAACAGGTCCACCTACTGCCAGAATTGCATTCTGTGATACGATTTTGGGGTAAAACCCACAGTGGTGTTTGCAGCCCTTGCTGTGAACCTAAGCCCCACCCCTTGCACAGCGACTGGGGGCTTTGGGGCTCCTGCAAGTTTTCTGAGGCAGCGCCTTTACCCCGTTGATAAAAAAGGGAATATTTAGTTGTGCTTGGCTAGACAacaatatttgatattttaaaatccagttgAAATGGTTATTTTGAAAGTCATTTTATTTCCTAACTATTCTTTTTCATGGTATAAGGATAAAACTCCTTCATGCAACTTACTGGCAAGATCTATATTTTTTGGGCTATTCATAagattactcttttttttctgtgctaGCAAAATGAAACTGTGTTTTTGTGTAAAATTTATTTAGACTCGTAGCAGCTGGCATTTCTGGTGTCCTGAtagtttcaaatttcattttgagTGAAGGATACAATTAGGTTCTCTATTGGAAGAGTTAAGTGAAAACTTTTGTCATTGATATCACAGGAAATAAATAGTCTTGAAGGCAGAAATGCAAAATCAAAATAACCATTAGCACCATCAAAGGCAGCTGAATGGCTCACTGTACCTGCAGTGATGGGGGTGAGGAGACAGAATGTATTTTGATAATGTGCGTCCAATGGCGGGTTTCATGTGCTGAGAATACCCTCTTCATGAAATGTGGAATTGCACAGCTCAAGGAGAAACCCTCTACCCTTCAGAAGCTTTCAGCTGGGGCCCCTGCCTGTGTTCAGAGGTAGGCCCACACATTTGCACGGTGAGGAATGCCATGGCGGCCAGGACTCGGGCCCAAGCCTGGGTCTTCCTCAATATTGACAGTAGGGTTGAGTGCCCCGGTGCCCCACCATGACCCTAGGCTCAGGAAAGATCAGGACTACGGTGGGATGTGTAGTGTTTCTATGTTGGAGGGATGACGCACCAGATTTGACAGTTCACAGTGTCCCCTGTCCAGTCTCAGTAAGGACGTCCAGCTGCCTCTTCACAGTTTGGAAAATTACAAATGCATTTGTTCCTTCCATCAGTTAGCCAGGGCTTATTGATCTTCCTGCTATGCTTTGGGCTGGGGCCATGAGCTGAAGGCCGAGTGAGCTGTTCTCAGTGTTTAGTAGTTTGTTTACTTGCTTTTGATTGTGCTGAGGGTTTTCCTACCTAAGTGAGAGGGTTAGATGAGTTATTGTATAGGTTCCTCAGAAGGTCCCCGCTGCCCGCTGGCCTTAAGCCCCGGGTCATGGCCCACCCTGTGCTGGCTCCTGGTTTCTTAATGTGCATCCTTTACCTGCTGGAATACAGGGTGATGGCTCCAGAGCCAGCGCTGGGGAATGAAGGATGGGCTGGGTACTCGGAATAAAGTGCTCCCAGGTATTAGTGACCATTTGGGGCAGTGCTGCGTGTGGGTATGTATGTCTGTCCCGTTTGTCAGGACAGGCGAGTGTCCTGTGGCAGGTGGCCCTGCCAGGGACACTGAAACACATTCGCCGCAGGCCTGTGAGGAAGCAGCGTGGTCCCAAAGAGAAGGCGTTCTCCCTGTGCTTGCTCTGGGAGGGCTGGGGAAAAGGAGTAATGTCACCTTCCATCAGAACGCTGAGCCCCCCTCAGgcagccccacctcccagcccctgagcTCTTAGGGCTGCAGTTGGATCCAATCCCTTAACAGTAGGACAAGTGATCCCTTCGTTTCCCAGGGTACACATTTGTATTCCTTGCTAGAGGAATTCCACTTAGGGAattgctgcccctcccccaacatgGTCATACTCtgcgtgtgcgcgcacacacgcgcacacacacacacacacacacacacacacacacacacacctctataTACCTCGTCTGCcatggtttcttctttttctaaacttTGGATTCAGTCTCTCTGGGGTCTTTTCATCGCTTCTCTGTTACTGGTGGCCTTGCCTGCACTGGCCCCTTGAACCCAGAGGCCCTTGAGGGCAGCTACATGGAAGGCCCCGggcaagtatttactgaatgactgAGATAAGGGGTAAATGAATTCCGGAGGAATTAAGTGTCAAGCCTGGAGAAATTGGGGCCGACCCAGGTTTTGCGAGTCCCAAGCCGGGCCTGGGGCCAGCTCGTCCTGCCTCGGCTGCTTTGGCCCAGGGACAGCACACCAATTACCCCTTGCTCTTTCCAGGAACTCACACTCCCCTTCCTTGCTCCGAGTCTAGCAGCTGGCATTGGTTATGACTGACCCACGGCAGCACCTGCACCTACTCGTAGAATCACAGGGTGTCAGGTCtcacagagctttctgagatgatCTCCAGGCGTGGCCCTGCCTCTCTGTGGGGCTCGGCACAGGCTTTGCTGGGGCTCATTAGAGGGGCTGAGGGCCGTAATCCTCAGAGCATCTTCTGGTGAGCTGGCTAGCTCTACTGAAATTCTGGGTTCCCCCACGGATCCCAGGATAGATGATCAAGTTCTGAAGGGGTTGATTGCTCTCTGTCTCCTAGTGCCAGCAGCTGGGCCATCAGAAGTGGTCCAAGCCCAGATGGCCACCGTGGGTACGTATAGTTGAAAGAGCTGGTGTCGGGGTGTGGCTCTCCCTTGGCTGTTTCTGGACCCCCAGGTTCTGGGTGGGAGCCCAAGACCCTTCTGACTCTGACAGATTCGGATTGTTGGGTGTTCAAGGACTTCTGCAAAAGCTGAATTTGAATCCCATGAAGTTGGGGTGAAAGTGGTTCTACTACAGGTTAGCCTTCTTTTATGGGCTGTGTTTATAGGGTCtgttcactcatccattcagtTAGAACGTCCTGAACCTACAATGAGCCAGCTCTGCTCTAGGCCCTGACGCTTTATCTGTGACCAAGGCAGACATGAGCCTGCCCGCATGGAAGCAAAGCACATCTGTAAAAGGGTCAACAAGAAAACTGCCCCAGTGGTAAGTCCCATGAAGAAGAAAGTAAGGTGATGGTGTAGAGAGAGGCTGCGGGGATCAAGTTTTCTGTGACAAGGTGGACATGGAGGGCCTTTGTGAGAAGGGGATATGTGAGTTGAGACCTGCTTGGGGGGAAGGAGCCACCTGTGCCTTTGCACATTCTCGAACTTGCTGAGTTCAACAATGGCACCTGAAGACCGGTGGCTTAAAGGGGGTTAAAAAAAGCTTTGTtgactctgaaaaaaaattttttgagcatAATAAAAGAATTCCATATCCAAACCTAACTTGAAAACACCCCATGTTCATTATTTGACAAGTTGAGCTGTTGTTACCTGCACGGCGTGACTGGGTGGGGGGTGGTCTTCAACTTGATGCGGCGCATCCAACCTGATTTGCAGTCTTGCTGTATTTGCACATtcagcttcctctccctcctgccgAACTGGCGTCAGCTCAGCAGCAGTAACCTGAAAATAGCCCATCTTCCTGGATTCATGTCTTCTGAGCTGGCCAACCGGGCAGCCTTTGGAAGTGGGCCATCCATGTTGGCTTTGGACTTTCCAAACTTCCTCAGAGCTCTTGGGTGGAATTCTGAGCGCTCCCAAGTGGCTTCAGGGTCATGATCCATGTTTGCTCAGGAGAGGAGCCAGTGCAGCTGGATGGGGCTTGAAGGTGGAGAAACAGCTCTAGACAGGGCCCTTCCAGGCCCCAGTCCTGCCCCAGCAACTTCTCACACTGGGCCTGCTCCTCCCCGCTGGTCAGCGGGTGCCATGAGTGCTGGGGCTGGACAGTCTTGTCGTCCACCAGTGCGTCTTCAGTGCCAAGGACaggacctggcacacagtggaAACTCAGcaactttgttgaatgaatgtaagAATCTCCATGAGAAATTACTCCTTTCTGACCAGGCTCCAaagtggtttccttttttttttttttttaagtatagactgccaccagaaaaaaaaaagaaaagatggaaatTGGAAACATTATTTTACTGCAAGTGACCgtgtgcctgtatgtgtgtgtgagtgtgtatagtTGTTCATGGACAGTCAGCCCTGCACCATGGTTGCAGTTTCTCTCACTCCTGAAAATAAACatcatgtctttttcttctcctctcttgCAAGACAGACTCACAGCCTCTGTCTTCTTGCCAAGGAAGTCAGGTCTCCCATCGGAGACCCTCCATCCACGCATGGTCTGCCTGGCAGGAAGCCCAACAGGCAGCAGACCCCACCGGGGCTGAATGTGCTTCCTCCACAGTTGAGCTCTGTCCCCACAGGTCCCCCTGAGGAATCGCTTGGCCCAGCAATCAGTCCTGGCTGGGGTTAAGCGGTACTCCTGGACCACCTGGCTGGCCAACGCATCTAAACATTGGGATACAAAGGGGATGGATGTGCAATAACTGTTCCAGTGGCAGGAAACAAATTTGGACTCCTTCAAGTGGAAGGCAGATTTAGAAATAGAAGGAGCCCAGGCGTGGATTCATTGCTTGTCAGAGTTGAGCTCCCCACATGCTCTGATGTGGAGggagctgttccctctgccccacccccgaATGCCCTGGCTTCAGCCATTCTGCACAGGCtggagaggggcagagaggaCTATTAAAGCCAATTATGCAGACCAGCTTTGAGTGTTAGTGTTTAACAAACAGCTTTGAGTTCTAATTTTCTGCAAAACACATACTGCAGGTACAATTTGTACTCATTACTGTATATTGGGAAAGTTATTAAAAACACTCAAACTTGGTTGAGACTTCCTATGGCATCGTCCCTGGATTTTAATTGGTTTTTATCTAGTTCTATAAAAGATCTCTTTAAGCCCAATCACAGTCCCTGCCGCAGATATCATGCCAGTTGAAGGACAGGGAAAGCGCGCTCTGTGATGTAAGTCCTTACCCCCTACCCAAATTTGAGCAGTCTCAACAATCCACTAAAATTCCATCACGAGGTAATTTATACTTCTTTTGATGGGCACAGTTACCAAACGACAAAATAACAGTGTTTCGTAACATAAGGGTTAAATCTTAATCTCTGAGGTTTGCAAAGCCGCTACTTGCAGTCTCCTTAAAATTTAATATACCTCGTTAATGCTTCCTTGCAAACACTGAAGGATTTTTATGATTATAATCATGTGTTACAGCACCTAGTACTGTTTCTAAGCAGCATACTAATCAGCTTAATGAGATATTACTGCACTTTTTGTTGACTAAAGCAAAATCCCTTTTATTGTTCTAAAGCCTGtcctttactttattttttccccaaacattaTCTTGTTTTATTATGTACCAGTAAATATCGTGCCACtgggttggatttttttttttttttttttttttttttttgccaaatcataaaataatctctttcaTCTCAGACTGGCGAACATATCGAATATAGTAACCAGAAACAAAAGTTCCAAGTGAGTCAGTTTGGTCTTGCAGTTAAAGCCATTCTGCTCTATGGCAAACTTTGAACTGGACCAACAGGTGCAGGTGCTAcaaggggggagaggaggaaaagttTAACACGTAGACCCTTGATTTGTTATTAGGTGTTGAAAGTGGTAaaacattaataatttaaatgtgaATGAATAATTGCAGTCTGTaaatagaaaatacaaggaaGACGATCTATCGCCAAAACAAATTGGAGGAGCAGTGCCATATTGCATAATTGgcatttaataattcatttttttattattgttttttgacTATAATTCCTTAGCATTATTCTGTGTAGGTAAGGCATGAAATGCAAATTCCCCACCAGCTGATGCTGTTGATTCGCTGCGCCACGGTACCTGGCACAGATCTgaactctctttttatttttagggaTGGAAGAAGCCAGTCTGTGCCTTGGAGTGTCCTCGGCGGCGCCGGAAGCTGAGCCCCATCTGAGCAGCCCCGTCCTCAACGGCCAGTATGCCATGAGTCAGAAGTTGCACCAGATCACCTCCCAGCTCAGCCATGCTTTCCCTGAGCTGCATCCACGGCCCAACCCAGAGGAGAAGACCCCGGTTCCCCTCGACGAGAAGGCCCACGTGCCCATGAGTGGCCAGCCCATGGGCAGTCAGATGGCGCTCCTGGCCAACCAGCTGGGCCGGGATGTGGACACCAGCCTCAATGGGCGGGTGGACCTGCAGCAGTTCCTCAACGGGCAGAACCTGGGCATCATGTCCCAGATGAGCGATATCGAGGACGACGCCCGCAAAAACCGCAAGTACCCGTGCCCTTTGTGCGGCAAACGTTTCCGCTTCAACAGCATCCTCTCCCTGCACATGCGCACTCACACCGGCGAGAAGCCCTTCAAGTGCCCGTACTGCGACCACCGGGCGGCACAGAAAGGGAACCTCAAGATTCACCTGCGGACCCACAAGCTGGGCAACCTGGGGAAGGGGCGCGGGCGGGTGCGCGAGGAGAACCGCCTGCTGcacgagctggaggagagggcCATCCTGCGGGACAAGCAGATGAAGAGCAGCCTGCTGCAGCCCCGGCCGGACTTGAAGCCCCTGCCGCACGCCCAGCACACCCCGCTGGCCGCCTGcaacctggccctgcccaccaaccACAGCGTGCCCGACGTGGCCAACCCGGTGCCCTCGCCCAAGCCGGCCAGTGTGCAGGAGGACTCAGCGACCCCCGCTGCTGGCTTCCGCTGCACCTTCTGCAAGGGCAAGTTCAAGAAGAGGGAGGAGCTGGACCGCCACATCCGCATCCTACACAAGCCCTACAAGTGCACGCTGTGCGACTTCGCTGCCTCGCAAGAGGAGGAGCTCATCAGCCACGTGGAGAAGGCCCACATCACGGCTGAGTCGGCCCAGGGCCAGGGCCCCAACGGCGGCGGGGAGCAGTCGGCCAACGAGTTCCGCTGTGAGGTTTGCGGACAGGTGTTCAGCCAGGCGTGGTTCCTGAAGGGCCACATGCGGAAGCACAAAGACTCCTTCGAGCACTGCTGCCAGATCTGCGGCCGGCGCTTCAAAGAGCCCTGGTTCCTGAAGAACCACATGAAGGTCCACCTCAACAAGCTGTCAGTGAAGAACAAGTCCCCTAGCGACGCCGAGGTGCCTGTGCCCATGGGCAGCATGTCCCAAGAGGCCCACGCCAACCTGTACTCCAGGTACCTCTCCTGCCTGCAGAGCGGCTCATTCATGGCTGCCGACAAAGCCAGCCTGAGCGAGCCCAGCCAGCTCTACGGCAAAGGCGAGATGCCCGTGAAGGAGAAGGAGGTTGTGGGGAAGCTGCTGACACCCATCTCCAGCATGGCCCATGGCGTCCCCGAGGGTGACAAGCACTCCCTCCTGGGATGCCTCAACCTTGTGCCACCGTTGAAATCCAGCTGCATCGAGCGGTTGCAGGCAGCGGCGAAAGCTGCCGAGATGGACCCCGTGAACAGCTACCAGGCGTGGCAGCTCATGGCCAGGGGCATGGCCATGGAGCACGGCTTCTTGTCTAAAGAGCACCAGCTACAGCGCAACCACGAAGACACCTTGGCGAACGCCGGAGTTCTGTTTGATAAGGAGAAGCGGGAGTACGTGTTAGTGGGAGCAGATGGCTCCAAGCAGAAAATGCCTGCTGATTTGGTTCACAGCACTAAAGCGGGCAATCAGAGAGACCTGCCAAATACGCTCGACCCTTTGGAAGGCAGTCGGGATTTTTTGTCACATGGGCTGCACCAGGCTCTCGAGTACAACCTGCAGGGTCCCGGGAGTCTGAAGGAGAAGCCCACCGAGTGCCCGGACTGTGGCCGTGTGTTCCGCACCTACCACCAGGTGGTCGTGCACTCCCGCGTCCACAAGCGGGACCGCAAGGGCGACGAGGACGGGCTGCACGGGGGCCCCGATGAGCGGCGCGGCTCGGGCAGTGACCAGGAGTCCCAGTCGGTGAGCCGCTCCACCACGCCCGGCTCCTCCAACGTCACTGAGGAGAGCGGGGTCGGAGGCGGGCTCTCGCAGACCGGGAGCGCCCAGGAGGACAGCCCACACCCCTCCTCGCCGTCCTCCTCAGGTAGGTTGCCAGGGGAGATGGGGGAGCGGTGGCTGGCGCAAGGGCCCTCCCTGCCCCGGGGCCTGGTTCTGCACCAGCCTCTGTGGGGAAGGGTCCTCGCTGCCCTTCAGAGTCAGCTCTGAGTTCACCGTGGCTTTGTGCTGTATGTGGACCTTGCCCGTCTGCCCCGCCTCAAGGGAAGGCTATCTTTTCAACTCTTTGACCTTCCCTTGAACACTGGCCACCAGGAAAGTAAGCTGATCCTCCTCCTGTGTGGGGGAGATGGCCGGTTGTTACGTTTGCCAGCTGGGATAGCCTACCCTCCCCTGTGATTACCTGGCCCCATTTCA contains the following coding sequences:
- the ZNF536 gene encoding zinc finger protein 536 isoform X1 yields the protein MEEASLCLGVSSAAPEAEPHLSSPVLNGQYAMSQKLHQITSQLSHAFPELHPRPNPEEKTPVPLDEKAHVPMSGQPMGSQMALLANQLGRDVDTSLNGRVDLQQFLNGQNLGIMSQMSDIEDDARKNRKYPCPLCGKRFRFNSILSLHMRTHTGEKPFKCPYCDHRAAQKGNLKIHLRTHKLGNLGKGRGRVREENRLLHELEERAILRDKQMKSSLLQPRPDLKPLPHAQHTPLAACNLALPTNHSVPDVANPVPSPKPASVQEDSATPAAGFRCTFCKGKFKKREELDRHIRILHKPYKCTLCDFAASQEEELISHVEKAHITAESAQGQGPNGGGEQSANEFRCEVCGQVFSQAWFLKGHMRKHKDSFEHCCQICGRRFKEPWFLKNHMKVHLNKLSVKNKSPSDAEVPVPMGSMSQEAHANLYSRYLSCLQSGSFMAADKASLSEPSQLYGKGEMPVKEKEVVGKLLTPISSMAHGVPEGDKHSLLGCLNLVPPLKSSCIERLQAAAKAAEMDPVNSYQAWQLMARGMAMEHGFLSKEHQLQRNHEDTLANAGVLFDKEKREYVLVGADGSKQKMPADLVHSTKAGNQRDLPNTLDPLEGSRDFLSHGLHQALEYNLQGPGSLKEKPTECPDCGRVFRTYHQVVVHSRVHKRDRKGDEDGLHGGPDERRGSGSDQESQSVSRSTTPGSSNVTEESGVGGGLSQTGSAQEDSPHPSSPSSSDIGEEAGRSAGVQQPALLRDRSLGSAMKDCPYCGKTFRTSHHLKVHLRIHTGEKPYKCPHCDYAGTQSASLKYHLERHHRERQNGAGPLSGQPLNQDHRDELSNKAALFIRPDILRGAFKGLPGIDFRGGPASQQWTSGVFSSGDHSGQATGLSSEAPSDTLKGTDLPSKSTHFSEIGRAYQSIVNNGVNFQGSLQAFMDSFVLSSLKKEKDMKDKALSDPPSVKVHGADGGEEKAGGKAAPRKSEKSQYEPLDLSVRPDAASLPGSSVTVQDSIAWHGCLFCAFTTSSMELMALHLQANHLGKSKRKDSAVGVTVNCKDQAREASKVALLPSVQSSKEMALANMMGPLDSASEKMAQGQVKETLGEQKGSPWPGHVDPTFCNFPSDFYKQFGVYPGLLGSGASSSCPNREPDGKAHLEDDAPILIPETTNKNTTDDLSDIASSEDMDSSKGENNEEEDIDTEPEVMSKPPALSKDGGSDGGDGLLPAGAPQPIQGLVSPLPQASEKQWHSPGLLPAQDPVASLPKPERGPQGLEKPMNVLSVLRAYSADGLAAFNGLASSTANSGCIKRPDLCGHRPFQCRYCPYSASQKGNLKTHVLCVHRMPFDNSQYPDRRFKRSRVDSEASGNFEDPTAVKAGSSAELTEEGSKAQEERN
- the ZNF536 gene encoding zinc finger protein 536 isoform X3, whose protein sequence is MEEASLCLGVSSAAPEAEPHLSSPVLNGQYAMSQKLHQITSQLSHAFPELHPRPNPEEKTPVPLDEKAHVPMSGQPMGSQMALLANQLGRDVDTSLNGRVDLQQFLNGQNLGIMSQMSDIEDDARKNRKYPCPLCGKRFRFNSILSLHMRTHTGEKPFKCPYCDHRAAQKGNLKIHLRTHKLGNLGKGRGRVREENRLLHELEERAILRDKQMKSSLLQPRPDLKPLPHAQHTPLAACNLALPTNHSVPDVANPVPSPKPASVQEDSATPAAGFRCTFCKGKFKKREELDRHIRILHKPYKCTLCDFAASQEEELISHVEKAHITAESAQGQGPNGGGEQSANEFRCEVCGQVFSQAWFLKGHMRKHKDSFEHCCQICGRRFKEPWFLKNHMKVHLNKLSVKNKSPSDAEVPVPMGSMSQEAHANLYSRYLSCLQSGSFMAADKASLSEPSQLYGKGEMPVKEKEVVGKLLTPISSMAHGVPEGDKHSLLGCLNLVPPLKSSCIERLQAAAKAAEMDPVNSYQAWQLMARGMAMEHGFLSKEHQLQRNHEDTLANAGVLFDKEKREYVLVGADGSKQKMPADLVHSTKAGNQRDLPNTLDPLEGSRDFLSHGLHQALEYNLQGPGSLKEKPTECPDCGRVFRTYHQVVVHSRVHKRDRKGDEDGLHGGPDERRGSGSDQESQSVSRSTTPGSSNVTEESGVGGGLSQTGSAQEDSPHPSSPSSSDIGEEAGRSAGVQQPALLRDRSLGSAMKDCPYCGKTFRTSHHLKVHLRIHTGEKPYKCPHCDYAGTQSASLKYHLERHHRERQNGAGPLSGQPLNQDHRDELSNKAALFIRPDILRGAFKGLPGIDFRGGPASQQWTSGVFSSGDHSGQATGLSSEAPSDTLKGTDLPSKSTHFSEIGRAYQSIVNNGVNFQGSLQAFMDSFVLSSLKKEKDMKDKALSDPPSVKVHGADGGEEKAGGKAAPRKSEKSQYEPLDLSVRPDAASLPGSSVTVQDSIAWHGCLFCAFTTSSMELMALHLQANHLGKSKRKDSAVGVTVNCKDQAREASKVALLPSVQSSKEMALANMMGPLDSASEKMAQGQVKETLGEQKGSPWPGHVDPTFCNFPSDFYKQFGVYPGLLGSGASSSCPNREPDGKAHLEDDAPILIPETTNKNTTDDLSDIASSEDMDSSKGENNEEEDIDTEPEVMSKPPALSKDGGSDGGDGLLPAGAPQPIQGLVSPLPQASEKQWHSPGLLPAQDPVASLPKPERGPQGLEKPMNVLSVLRAYSADGLAAFNGLASSTANSGCIKRPDLCG
- the ZNF536 gene encoding zinc finger protein 536 isoform X2, which translates into the protein MEEASLCLGVSSAAPEAEPHLSSPVLNGQYAMSQKLHQITSQLSHAFPELHPRPNPEEKTPVPLDEKAHVPMSGQPMGSQMALLANQLGRDVDTSLNGRVDLQQFLNGQNLGIMSQMSDIEDDARKNRKYPCPLCGKRFRFNSILSLHMRTHTGEKPFKCPYCDHRAAQKGNLKIHLRTHKLGNLGKGRGRVREENRLLHELEERAILRDKQMKSSLLQPRPDLKPLPHAQHTPLAACNLALPTNHSVPDVANPVPSPKPASVQEDSATPAAGFRCTFCKGKFKKREELDRHIRILHKPYKCTLCDFAASQEEELISHVEKAHITAESAQGQGPNGGGEQSANEFRCEVCGQVFSQAWFLKGHMRKHKDSFEHCCQICGRRFKEPWFLKNHMKVHLNKLSVKNKSPSDAEVPVPMGSMSQEAHANLYSRYLSCLQSGSFMAADKASLSEPSQLYGKGEMPVKEKEVVGKLLTPISSMAHGVPEGDKHSLLGCLNLVPPLKSSCIERLQAAAKAAEMDPVNSYQAWQLMARGMAMEHGFLSKEHQLQRNHEDTLANAGVLFDKEKREYVLVGADGSKQKMPADLVHSTKAGNQRDLPNTLDPLEGSRDFLSHGLHQALEYNLQGPGSLKEKPTECPDCGRVFRTYHQVVVHSRVHKRDRKGDEDGLHGGPDERRGSGSDQESQSVSRSTTPGSSNVTEESGVGGGLSQTGSAQEDSPHPSSPSSSDIGEEAGRSAGVQQPALLRDRSLGSAMKDCPYCGKTFRTSHHLKVHLRIHTGEKPYKCPHCDYAGTQSASLKYHLERHHRERQNGAGPLSGQPLNQDHRDELSNKAALFIRPDILRGAFKGLPGIDFRGGPASQQWTSGVFSSGDHSGQATGLSSEAPSDTLKGTDLPSKSTHFSEIGRAYQSIVNNGVNFQGSLQAFMDSFVLSSLKKEKDMKDKALSDPPSVKVHGADGGEEKAGGKAAPRKSEKSQYEPLDLSVRPDAASLPGSSVTVQDSIAWHGCLFCAFTTSSMELMALHLQANHLGKSKRKDSAVGVTVNCKDQAREASKVALLPSVQSSKEMALANMMGPLDSASEKMAQGQVKETLGEQKGSPWPGHVDPTFCNFPSDFYKQFGVYPGLLGSGASSSCPNREPDGKAHLEDDAPILIPETTNKNTTDDLSDIASSEDMDSSKGENNEEEDIDTEPEVMSKPPALSKDGGSDGGDGLLPAGAPQPIQGLVSPLPQASEKQWHSPGLLPAQDPVASLPKPERGPQGLEKPMNVLSVLRAYSADGLAAFNGLASSTANSGCIKRPDLCGK